The Salvelinus sp. IW2-2015 linkage group LG31, ASM291031v2, whole genome shotgun sequence genome window below encodes:
- the med10 gene encoding mediator of RNA polymerase II transcription subunit 10, whose product MAEKFDNLEEHLEKFVENIRQMGIIVSDFQPSSQTGLNQKLNYMITGLQDIEKCRQQLHEINVPLEAFEYIDQGRNPQLYTKECLERALAKNEQVKGKIDTMTKFKSLLISELGKVFPEEMTKYKAIHGDDPPS is encoded by the exons ATGGCTGAGAAATTTGATAACCTCGAGGAGCATCTCGAGAAGTTTGTTGAAAATATTCGACAAATGGGAATCATCGTTAGCGACTTccaacctagcagtcaaacaggacTCAACCAAAAACT AAACTACATGATCACGGGACTGCAGGACATTGAGAAATGTCGCCAGCAGCTACATGAGATCAACGTTCCTCTCGAGGCATTCGA ATACATAGATCAGGGTCGTAACCCCCAGCTGTACACTAAGGAGTGTCTGGAACGGGCCCTGGCCAAGAACGAGCAGGTTAAAGGCAAGATTGACACCATGACG AAGTTTAAGAGCCTGCTGATCTCTGAGCTGGGCAAGGTTTTTCCAGAGGAGATGACCAAGTACAAGGCTATCCATGGAGATGACCCCCCATCATAG
- the LOC111955570 gene encoding ubiquitin-conjugating enzyme E2Q-like protein CG4502 isoform X2 — protein sequence MATLLRKIGLIRLHDRDTEDPKHHQGSLKGTKGNTKNTKQHCQTTNETNNLLSTPEIKAKKLDQHNSKDKPSVKDKQQGKDANEKQQMGGGGGGGIGVGKSATSASIPPLAPHRQHCTQVRTRRLMKELQEIRRLGDNFITVELVDDNLFDWNVKLHQVDKDSALWQDMKETNTEFILLNVSFPDNFPFSPPFMRVLTPRLENGYVLDGGAICMELLTPRGWSSAYTVEAVMRQFAASLVKGQDNDPTHLQTV from the exons ATGGCCACTCTACTGCGGAAAATCGGTCTGATTCGTCTTCACGACCGGGACACAGAGGACCCCAAGCATCACCAGGGCTCGCTAAAGGGGACCAAGGGGAACACCAAGAACACCAAGCAGCACTGTCAGACCACCAACGAGACCAACAACCTCCTCAGCACCCCCGAGATCAAAGCGAAGAAGCTGGACCAGCACAACAGCAAGGACAAACCGTCCGTAAAGGATAAGCAACAGGGCAAGGACGCCAATGAGAAACAGCAGAtgggaggcggaggaggaggtgggatcgGGGTTGGAAAATCAGCGACCAGTGCCTCAATACCACCACTAGCCCCTCACCGGCAGCACTGCACCCAAGTCCGGACGAGGAGACTTATGAAGGAACTCCAGGAGATCCGGCGGTTGGGAGACAACTTTATAACGGTCGAGCTGGTCGACGACAATCTATTTGACTGGAACGTCAAGCTCCACCAGGTGGACAAAGACTCGGCGCTGTGGCAGGACATGAAAGAAACAAACACCGAGTTCATTCTGCTGAATGTCTCTTTCCCCGACAATTTCCCGTTCTCTCCGCCATTCATGAGGGTGCTCACCCCCCGGTTGGAAAACGGGTACGTTCTGGACGGTGGAGCGATATGTATGGAGTTGTTAACCCCCCGCGGATGGTCCAGCGCCTACACAGTGGAAGCCGTGATGAGACAATTTGCGGCAAGTCTGGTAAAAGGACAG gacaatgacccaacacatctccagactgtgtaa
- the LOC111955570 gene encoding ubiquitin-conjugating enzyme E2Q-like protein 1 isoform X1 → MATLLRKIGLIRLHDRDTEDPKHHQGSLKGTKGNTKNTKQHCQTTNETNNLLSTPEIKAKKLDQHNSKDKPSVKDKQQGKDANEKQQMGGGGGGGIGVGKSATSASIPPLAPHRQHCTQVRTRRLMKELQEIRRLGDNFITVELVDDNLFDWNVKLHQVDKDSALWQDMKETNTEFILLNVSFPDNFPFSPPFMRVLTPRLENGYVLDGGAICMELLTPRGWSSAYTVEAVMRQFAASLVKGQGRICRKAGKSKKAFSRKEAEATFKSLVKTHEKYGWVSPPVSDG, encoded by the exons ATGGCCACTCTACTGCGGAAAATCGGTCTGATTCGTCTTCACGACCGGGACACAGAGGACCCCAAGCATCACCAGGGCTCGCTAAAGGGGACCAAGGGGAACACCAAGAACACCAAGCAGCACTGTCAGACCACCAACGAGACCAACAACCTCCTCAGCACCCCCGAGATCAAAGCGAAGAAGCTGGACCAGCACAACAGCAAGGACAAACCGTCCGTAAAGGATAAGCAACAGGGCAAGGACGCCAATGAGAAACAGCAGAtgggaggcggaggaggaggtgggatcgGGGTTGGAAAATCAGCGACCAGTGCCTCAATACCACCACTAGCCCCTCACCGGCAGCACTGCACCCAAGTCCGGACGAGGAGACTTATGAAGGAACTCCAGGAGATCCGGCGGTTGGGAGACAACTTTATAACGGTCGAGCTGGTCGACGACAATCTATTTGACTGGAACGTCAAGCTCCACCAGGTGGACAAAGACTCGGCGCTGTGGCAGGACATGAAAGAAACAAACACCGAGTTCATTCTGCTGAATGTCTCTTTCCCCGACAATTTCCCGTTCTCTCCGCCATTCATGAGGGTGCTCACCCCCCGGTTGGAAAACGGGTACGTTCTGGACGGTGGAGCGATATGTATGGAGTTGTTAACCCCCCGCGGATGGTCCAGCGCCTACACAGTGGAAGCCGTGATGAGACAATTTGCGGCAAGTCTGGTAAAAGGACAG GGGCGTATCTGCAGAAAAGCAGGGAAGTCCAAGAAGGCGTTTAGCCGCAAAGAGGCGGAGGCCACCTTTAAGAGTCTGGTGAAGACCCACGAGAAGTACGGCTGGGTCTCCCCCCCTGTGTCTGACGGCTGA